The following are encoded together in the Streptomyces tsukubensis genome:
- a CDS encoding sigma factor, with protein sequence MRPDRPGNPQPGRRRPRSMVNTGITRSTASTGITRITAITEPHDLISLISALRPLVAAEARAEATEAGAEPDDLEQAVWLRLLESPRAAAQPPADTAAWVRRAVRREVRAARRRGRREAGRAGKSGAEVAAEPKYPSLSADWLRTVRIAVGRLPGRCSRLVGALFSPDDLTYREIADELGMSQGSVGPERSRCLGCLRRMLTTEVANGEPWGKVRETPPADR encoded by the coding sequence GTGAGACCCGACCGCCCCGGCAACCCGCAGCCGGGGCGTCGGCGTCCCCGGAGCATGGTGAACACGGGGATCACGAGGAGTACGGCGAGTACGGGAATCACGAGGATCACGGCCATCACGGAACCGCACGACCTCATCAGCCTCATCAGTGCCCTGCGCCCACTGGTGGCGGCCGAGGCGCGGGCCGAGGCGACCGAGGCCGGGGCGGAGCCCGACGACCTCGAACAAGCGGTGTGGCTACGGCTGCTGGAGTCCCCACGCGCCGCCGCGCAGCCGCCCGCGGACACCGCCGCCTGGGTGCGCCGTGCGGTACGGCGCGAGGTCCGTGCCGCCAGGCGTCGCGGTCGGCGTGAGGCGGGGCGCGCCGGAAAATCCGGGGCAGAGGTAGCCGCCGAGCCGAAATACCCCTCCCTCAGCGCCGATTGGCTGCGCACCGTCCGCATCGCCGTGGGCCGGCTGCCGGGCCGCTGCTCCCGCCTCGTAGGTGCGCTGTTCTCCCCCGATGACCTCACCTACCGCGAGATCGCGGACGAGTTGGGAATGTCACAGGGGAGCGTGGGTCCGGAACGTTCCCGATGTCTGGGATGCCTGCGCAGAATGCTCACGACCGAGGTTGCGAACGGTGAACCGTGGGGAAAGGTGCGGGAGACACCACCGGCGGACAGGTGA
- a CDS encoding GNAT family N-acetyltransferase yields MGMSVTISAAAEQDAEKILKLQYLCYQGEAELYNDYTLEPLTQSLDSIKAELTASQVLVARLGEEVVASVRATVDADGTAHIGKLVVHPRMQRHGLGGRLLDAIEQRLTTDGAAHRFQLFTGHRSDGNLRLYRKHGYEAVGSQRVDERLTLVTLSKETEPVAYVASA; encoded by the coding sequence ATGGGCATGAGCGTGACCATCTCTGCGGCGGCCGAGCAGGACGCCGAGAAGATACTGAAACTCCAGTACCTCTGCTACCAGGGCGAGGCGGAGCTGTACAACGACTACACACTGGAGCCGCTGACGCAGTCGCTCGACAGCATCAAGGCCGAACTGACGGCGAGCCAGGTCCTGGTGGCGCGGCTGGGGGAAGAGGTCGTCGCCTCCGTGCGCGCCACGGTCGACGCCGACGGCACGGCGCACATAGGCAAACTCGTCGTCCACCCGCGGATGCAGCGGCACGGCCTCGGCGGCCGGTTGCTCGACGCGATAGAACAGCGGCTCACGACCGACGGAGCCGCGCACCGCTTCCAGCTCTTCACCGGCCACCGCAGCGACGGGAACCTGCGGCTCTACCGCAAGCACGGCTACGAGGCAGTCGGCTCCCAGCGGGTCGACGAGCGGCTGACGCTGGTGACCCTCTCCAAGGAGACAGAACCGGTGGCCTACGTCGCCAGCGCCTGA
- a CDS encoding lysophospholipid acyltransferase family protein, whose protein sequence is MNPMCAQAVATSIVLTCTDLPSTPLTPEGPLSRFAFIKAVLGPIMRLMFRPRVEGIENIPGSGPVIVAGNHLTFIDSMILPIVCSRQVVFIGKDEYVTGKGLKGSLMAWFFTGVGMVPVDRDGANGGVAALMTGRRILEAGRVFAIYPEGTRSPDGRLYRGRTGIARLTLMTGAPVVPFAMIGTDKLQPGGSGLPRPGKVTIRFGEPMEFSRYEGMDRDRYVLRAVTDSVMTEVMRLSGQEYVDMYASKAKAA, encoded by the coding sequence ATGAACCCGATGTGCGCTCAGGCGGTTGCCACGAGTATCGTCCTCACCTGCACAGACCTGCCATCGACCCCCTTGACACCGGAGGGCCCCTTGTCCCGTTTCGCGTTCATCAAGGCAGTGCTCGGACCGATCATGCGCCTGATGTTCCGCCCACGGGTGGAAGGCATCGAGAACATTCCAGGGTCCGGACCTGTCATCGTGGCCGGAAACCACCTGACCTTCATCGACTCCATGATCCTTCCGATCGTCTGCAGCCGGCAGGTCGTCTTCATCGGCAAGGACGAGTACGTCACGGGCAAGGGCCTCAAGGGCAGCCTGATGGCGTGGTTCTTCACCGGGGTCGGCATGGTCCCCGTGGACAGGGACGGCGCCAATGGAGGCGTGGCCGCGCTGATGACGGGGCGCCGCATCCTGGAGGCGGGCAGGGTCTTCGCCATCTACCCGGAGGGCACCCGCTCCCCCGACGGGCGGCTCTACCGGGGCCGTACGGGTATCGCCAGGCTCACCCTCATGACGGGCGCGCCCGTGGTGCCGTTCGCCATGATCGGCACGGACAAGCTCCAGCCGGGCGGCTCCGGTCTGCCGCGCCCCGGCAAGGTCACGATCCGTTTCGGTGAGCCGATGGAGTTCTCCCGTTACGAGGGCATGGACCGCGACCGCTATGTCCTGCGCGCTGTCACGGACTCGGTGATGACAGAGGTCATGCGTCTCTCCGGTCAGGAGTACGTGGACATGTACGCCAGCAAGGCCAAGGCCGCCTGA
- a CDS encoding HAD domain-containing protein, with protein sequence MKPLLLIDVDGPLNPFAAPSAPAGFTAHEMRPAGWGFPSPLRVLLDPRHGAELRGLSRWYEPVWATTWEDRANAWIGPRLGLPWLPYVQWPPDALAWAPAGTYWKTPAVVEYAAGRPFAWVDDEIGDPDRAWVRGHHPGAALLSRIDPSVGLVREDFVRLEEWGRARQG encoded by the coding sequence ATGAAACCGCTGTTGCTGATCGATGTCGACGGGCCGCTGAACCCGTTCGCGGCCCCCTCGGCCCCGGCCGGTTTCACCGCCCACGAGATGCGGCCCGCGGGCTGGGGCTTCCCTTCACCCCTGCGGGTCCTGCTCGATCCCCGCCACGGCGCCGAACTGCGCGGGCTCAGCCGCTGGTACGAACCCGTGTGGGCGACCACCTGGGAGGACCGGGCCAATGCCTGGATCGGGCCGCGGCTGGGGCTGCCGTGGCTGCCGTACGTCCAGTGGCCGCCCGACGCCCTGGCCTGGGCCCCCGCGGGGACGTACTGGAAGACGCCCGCGGTGGTGGAGTACGCGGCGGGCCGCCCCTTCGCCTGGGTGGACGACGAGATCGGTGACCCCGACAGGGCCTGGGTACGCGGTCACCATCCGGGGGCCGCGCTGCTGTCGCGGATCGATCCCTCGGTGGGACTCGTGCGGGAGGACTTCGTACGGCTGGAGGAGTGGGGGCGGGCACGTCAGGGGTGA
- a CDS encoding MFS transporter — protein MTGTQSRAVAPGTERGPGRWLALAVLVLAVLLVAVDATVLGLATPFISEDLKPSGTQLLWIGDVYSFVIAGLLVSMGSLGDRIGRKKLLLTGAVAFGAVSVLNAYATSPALMILARALLGVAGATLMPSTLALIRNIFHDPRERSLAVGVWGAMASAGTAVGPVVGGFLLEHFWWGSVFLINLPVMAVLVLVGIKLLPESKNPRPGPWDLISVGLSLIGMFGVVYAVKEAAAHGIGWQVVVSAVVGVGALVWFVRRQLTLPAPLLDMRLFRNRGFSGAVLADLLTILGLAGLVFFLSQYLQLVQGRAPLEAGLAELPAAVGSVVAGLLAGTVARRFSVRGTISGGLAAIGAALAAIIGLSQSTGYPMLGAILLVVGVGAGLSFTVTADVILSSVPKEQAGAASAVSETAYELGAALGIALLGSIVTGVYRDFTAPAGVPADVAAAAHESLGGAVESAHGLPGPLAHTMLDMAQNAFVDGLRIAAGAGAAVLLVTAVAAWFLLKGQRLEDGAKEADAAQH, from the coding sequence ATGACCGGCACCCAATCGCGGGCGGTCGCACCCGGGACGGAGCGGGGGCCGGGCCGCTGGCTGGCCCTCGCCGTACTCGTCCTCGCCGTCCTACTGGTCGCCGTGGACGCGACCGTACTCGGTCTCGCCACCCCCTTCATCAGCGAGGACCTGAAGCCATCGGGCACCCAGCTGCTGTGGATCGGCGATGTCTACTCGTTCGTCATCGCGGGGCTGCTGGTCTCCATGGGCAGCCTCGGTGACCGGATCGGGCGGAAGAAGCTGCTGCTGACCGGCGCGGTCGCCTTCGGCGCGGTCTCCGTGCTCAACGCCTACGCGACCAGCCCGGCCCTGATGATCCTGGCCCGCGCCCTGCTCGGCGTCGCGGGCGCCACCCTCATGCCGTCGACGCTGGCGCTGATCCGCAACATCTTCCACGACCCGCGCGAGCGCAGTCTCGCGGTCGGTGTCTGGGGCGCGATGGCCTCGGCCGGCACCGCCGTGGGGCCGGTGGTCGGCGGTTTCCTGCTGGAGCACTTCTGGTGGGGATCGGTCTTCCTGATCAACCTTCCCGTCATGGCCGTACTCGTCCTCGTCGGCATCAAACTGCTGCCCGAGTCGAAGAATCCCCGCCCCGGCCCCTGGGACCTGATCAGCGTCGGCCTCTCACTGATCGGCATGTTCGGCGTCGTCTACGCGGTCAAGGAGGCCGCCGCCCACGGCATCGGCTGGCAGGTCGTCGTGAGCGCGGTCGTGGGAGTGGGCGCGCTCGTCTGGTTCGTCCGCAGGCAGCTCACCCTGCCCGCGCCCCTGCTCGACATGCGGCTCTTCCGCAACCGAGGCTTCTCGGGCGCGGTCCTCGCCGACCTGCTCACCATCCTCGGCCTCGCGGGGCTCGTCTTCTTCCTCTCCCAGTACCTCCAGCTCGTCCAGGGGCGCGCGCCCCTGGAGGCGGGGCTCGCGGAACTGCCCGCGGCGGTCGGCTCCGTGGTGGCGGGGCTGCTCGCGGGGACGGTGGCCAGGAGATTCTCCGTACGAGGGACCATCAGCGGGGGACTCGCCGCCATCGGTGCGGCCCTCGCGGCGATCATCGGCCTGAGCCAGTCCACCGGCTATCCGATGCTCGGTGCCATCCTGCTGGTCGTGGGCGTCGGCGCGGGCCTCTCGTTCACGGTTACCGCGGACGTCATCCTCTCCAGCGTGCCCAAGGAACAGGCCGGCGCGGCCTCGGCGGTCTCGGAGACGGCGTACGAACTGGGTGCGGCCCTCGGAATCGCGCTGCTCGGCTCGATCGTCACCGGTGTCTACCGCGACTTCACCGCCCCGGCCGGTGTTCCCGCCGATGTGGCCGCCGCGGCCCACGAATCGCTGGGTGGCGCGGTCGAGTCGGCGCACGGCCTGCCAGGGCCACTGGCGCACACCATGCTCGACATGGCTCAGAACGCCTTCGTGGACGGGCTGCGCATCGCGGCGGGGGCCGGCGCCGCCGTCCTGCTGGTGACGGCGGTCGCGGCCTGGTTCCTGCTGAAGGGACAGCGACTTGAGGACGGCGCCAAGGAAGCGGACGCCGCCCAGCACTGA
- a CDS encoding glycerophosphodiester phosphodiesterase → MLGAAVLGAGSAVVGLPGTARAESAVAHGGGRAGLPRPTIIAHRGTSGYRPEHTLGSYQLALDMGAHVIEQDLVPTKDGHLVCRHENDITATTDVSDHPEFASRKVTKKVDGASLTGWFTEDFTLAELKTLRAKERIPGVRQHNTLYDGRWEVPTYEEVLRWAEEQGRKRGRPVWLHTETKHPTYFRALGLGLEERLVKLVRRYGRHRADSPLFLQSFEPSSIQRLNRLVDAPGVVLLGGLTDRPWDFVQAGDPRTTADLIKPEGLRWIASYAKGIGPSLDLIIPRDASGALGKPSTLVRDAHAKGLLLHPYTMRNENTFLPADFRRGTDPNAYGDAFGAFKAYLSTGIDGLFSDNTDTALLAREDFLKH, encoded by the coding sequence ATGCTGGGCGCGGCGGTGCTCGGTGCGGGATCGGCCGTCGTGGGCCTGCCGGGAACGGCGAGAGCCGAGAGCGCCGTCGCGCACGGCGGCGGCAGAGCCGGCCTCCCCCGGCCCACGATCATCGCCCACCGGGGCACCAGCGGCTACCGTCCCGAGCACACCCTCGGCTCGTACCAGCTCGCGCTCGACATGGGCGCGCACGTCATCGAGCAGGACCTCGTGCCCACCAAGGACGGGCATCTCGTATGCCGTCACGAGAACGACATCACCGCCACCACCGACGTCTCGGACCACCCGGAGTTCGCGAGCCGCAAGGTCACGAAGAAGGTGGACGGCGCTTCGCTGACCGGCTGGTTCACCGAGGACTTCACCCTCGCGGAGCTGAAGACACTGCGCGCCAAGGAACGCATCCCCGGCGTCCGCCAGCACAACACCCTCTACGACGGCCGCTGGGAGGTGCCCACCTACGAGGAGGTGCTGCGCTGGGCGGAGGAGCAGGGCCGCAAGCGGGGCCGGCCCGTCTGGCTCCACACGGAGACGAAACACCCCACCTACTTCCGCGCGCTGGGCCTCGGTCTGGAGGAGCGGCTGGTGAAACTGGTGCGCCGCTACGGACGCCACCGCGCCGACTCCCCGCTCTTCCTCCAGTCGTTCGAGCCGAGCAGCATCCAGCGGCTGAACCGGCTTGTCGACGCCCCTGGCGTGGTGCTGCTCGGCGGACTCACCGACAGGCCCTGGGACTTCGTCCAGGCGGGCGACCCGAGGACCACGGCGGACCTGATCAAGCCCGAGGGGCTCCGGTGGATCGCCTCCTACGCCAAGGGCATCGGCCCCTCCCTCGACCTGATCATCCCGCGCGACGCCTCGGGCGCACTCGGGAAGCCGTCGACGCTGGTGAGGGACGCCCACGCCAAGGGCCTGCTCCTGCACCCTTACACGATGCGCAACGAGAACACCTTCCTGCCCGCCGACTTCAGGCGCGGCACCGACCCGAACGCCTACGGCGACGCGTTCGGGGCCTTCAAGGCGTACCTCTCCACCGGTATCGACGGCCTCTTCTCCGACAACACCGACACCGCCCTGCTGGCCCGGGAGGACTTCCTCAAACACTGA
- a CDS encoding aldo/keto reductase, which produces MSFARLAAATTPTARIGLGLAAVGRPGYLNLGRDRDLPEGRGVDAMRERTHALLDAAHAQGVRYVDTARSYGRAEEFLAQWLDARPDVADDIVVGSKWGYTYTADWRIDAEVHEAKDHALATYERQRAETAELLGDRLDLYQIHSVTPESPALTDKALHARLAELAAQGVTVGLSVSGPRQADAIRAALTVTVDGDPVFHTVQATYNALETSAGPALAEAHDAGLAVIVKEALANGRLAGPDTPGELAAVAKESALGADAVALAFVLRAPWAGVVLSGAATTAQLASHLHAPLADLDEERLGRLARLSEEPDAYWRTRSAMPWQ; this is translated from the coding sequence ATGTCCTTCGCCCGCCTGGCCGCAGCGACGACACCGACCGCACGGATCGGACTGGGCCTCGCGGCCGTGGGCAGGCCCGGCTACCTCAACCTCGGCCGCGACCGTGACCTGCCCGAGGGCCGCGGCGTCGACGCCATGCGCGAACGCACCCACGCGCTGCTGGACGCCGCCCACGCCCAGGGCGTGCGCTATGTCGACACGGCCCGCTCCTACGGCCGCGCCGAGGAGTTCCTCGCACAGTGGCTCGACGCCCGTCCTGACGTGGCCGACGACATCGTGGTCGGCAGCAAGTGGGGCTACACCTACACCGCCGACTGGCGCATCGACGCGGAGGTGCACGAGGCGAAGGACCACGCCCTCGCCACCTACGAGCGGCAGCGCGCGGAGACCGCGGAACTGCTCGGCGACCGTCTCGACCTCTACCAGATCCACTCGGTGACCCCCGAGAGCCCGGCCCTCACCGACAAGGCCCTGCACGCGAGGCTCGCCGAACTCGCCGCCCAGGGCGTCACCGTGGGTCTCTCGGTGAGCGGCCCACGCCAGGCCGACGCGATCCGGGCGGCGCTCACCGTCACCGTCGACGGGGACCCCGTCTTCCACACCGTCCAGGCCACGTACAACGCCCTGGAGACCTCAGCGGGCCCCGCGCTCGCCGAGGCGCACGACGCGGGTCTCGCCGTGATCGTCAAGGAGGCGCTCGCCAACGGGCGGCTCGCGGGCCCGGACACGCCCGGAGAACTGGCGGCCGTGGCAAAGGAGAGCGCCCTCGGGGCCGACGCGGTGGCCCTCGCCTTCGTCCTGCGCGCCCCGTGGGCCGGAGTCGTCCTGTCGGGGGCGGCCACCACCGCGCAGCTCGCCTCCCACCTGCACGCCCCGCTCGCCGACCTCGACGAGGAACGGCTCGGCAGGCTCGCGCGGCTCTCCGAGGAGCCGGACGCCTACTGGCGCACGCGCTCGGCGATGCCCTGGCAGTAG
- a CDS encoding TetR/AcrR family transcriptional regulator, with protein MSVDRDQVLRAAAELLTRRYGATMDEVAKAAGISRATLHRHFAGRDALVRALERLGIDECELALDAARLDEGGADEALRRLVERIEPAAGLLSFLITESQLFEPGEPRERWDRLDSRFAALFRRGQQEGVFRIDLTPAWLTEALYGLIGTCAWSVVDGRVAAKDFTHMIVELMLGGARRSVEP; from the coding sequence ATGTCTGTAGATCGCGATCAGGTACTGCGCGCCGCGGCGGAACTACTCACGCGCAGATACGGCGCCACCATGGACGAGGTCGCCAAGGCCGCGGGGATCAGCCGCGCCACGCTGCACAGGCACTTCGCCGGGCGCGACGCCCTGGTGCGCGCCCTGGAGCGGCTGGGCATCGACGAGTGCGAACTCGCCCTGGACGCGGCCCGACTGGACGAAGGGGGCGCGGACGAGGCGTTGCGCCGTCTGGTCGAGCGGATCGAACCCGCGGCGGGGCTGCTCTCGTTCCTGATCACGGAGAGCCAGCTCTTCGAGCCAGGAGAGCCGCGTGAGCGATGGGACCGGCTGGACAGCCGGTTCGCCGCCCTGTTCCGCAGGGGGCAGCAGGAGGGCGTCTTCCGGATCGATCTGACGCCCGCGTGGCTCACCGAGGCGCTCTACGGACTCATCGGTACCTGCGCCTGGTCGGTGGTCGACGGCCGGGTCGCGGCGAAGGACTTCACCCACATGATCGTCGAGCTGATGCTCGGCGGCGCACGACGGAGCGTGGAACCATGA